A single Calidifontibacter indicus DNA region contains:
- the pseI gene encoding pseudaminic acid synthase: MTESNHTSIRIGKHEVGPDHEPYIIAEMSGNHDGSLDKALDIVRMAAAQGAHAIKLQTYKPETITIESDAPDFRLSQGHELWGGRTLWDLYQEAHTPWEWHEPIFALAKELGITAFSSPFDPTAIDLLESLDVPAYKIASSEIVDLPLIRLAASKGKPIIISTGMASVLEIAAAVEAARSTGNEQIVVLACTANYPADPSESNLRGIPVMRDAFGTLIGYSDHTMGIGAAITAVALGACVVEKHVTLSRADGGVDSAFSSEPDELRMLVEQTKVGWQCLGRPRIGARRQEQEGLRFRRSLYVVEDVRTGDVVTAQNVRSIRPANGLAPDEFPHVEGRAFKADTPKGTALSWDLI, encoded by the coding sequence ATGACTGAGTCGAACCACACGTCGATCCGGATCGGCAAGCACGAGGTCGGTCCCGACCACGAGCCGTACATCATCGCCGAGATGTCGGGCAACCACGACGGGTCGCTCGACAAGGCCCTCGACATCGTGCGGATGGCCGCGGCCCAGGGTGCGCACGCGATCAAGCTGCAGACCTACAAGCCCGAGACGATCACCATCGAATCGGACGCACCCGACTTCCGGTTGTCGCAGGGTCACGAGCTGTGGGGTGGCCGCACCCTGTGGGACCTCTACCAGGAGGCGCACACGCCCTGGGAGTGGCACGAGCCGATCTTCGCTCTCGCCAAGGAACTCGGCATCACCGCGTTCTCCTCCCCGTTCGACCCCACCGCGATCGACCTGTTGGAGTCGCTCGACGTGCCGGCCTACAAGATCGCCAGCTCCGAGATCGTCGACCTGCCGCTGATCCGACTGGCCGCGAGCAAGGGCAAGCCGATCATCATCTCCACCGGCATGGCGTCGGTGCTGGAGATCGCCGCGGCGGTCGAGGCCGCCCGGTCGACCGGCAACGAGCAGATCGTGGTGCTGGCCTGCACCGCCAACTACCCGGCCGACCCGAGCGAGTCGAACCTGCGCGGCATCCCGGTGATGCGCGACGCCTTCGGCACCCTCATCGGTTACTCCGACCACACGATGGGCATCGGCGCCGCGATCACCGCGGTCGCACTCGGCGCGTGTGTCGTGGAGAAGCACGTCACCCTGTCGCGCGCCGACGGCGGCGTCGACTCCGCGTTCTCCTCCGAGCCCGACGAACTGCGGATGCTCGTCGAGCAGACCAAGGTGGGCTGGCAGTGCCTCGGTCGGCCCCGCATCGGTGCCCGGCGGCAGGAGCAGGAAGGCCTGCGCTTCCGTCGCTCGCTGTACGTCGTCGAGGACGTCAGGACCGGCGACGTGGTCACGGCTCAGAACGTGCGCTCGATCCGCCCGGCCAACGGCCTGGCACCCGACGAGTTCCCGCACGTCGAAGGCCGCGCTTTCAAGGCCGACACCCCGAAGGGCACCGCGCTGTCCTGGGATCTCATCTGA
- a CDS encoding glycosyltransferase family 2 protein, translated as MTDPLLSVVVPFYGVEAYIGDCLESIAVQSYSNIDVVMVDDGSPDGSRVIAQQWADRDSRFRIVTQPNAGLGPARNTGVKNTNGDYITFIDSDDLVTRHGFARMISAMETTGSSLAGGNARRFNNSTGVKPSWAHLHAFARTRYATHVTEHPVIARDRMVWNKVYRRSFWDEFGYEFPPIRYEDYPVTLKAHLDAVTVDILSEPVYYWRERESGDSITQQVFKYENLVDRVTSASMVIDLVADAPIEVRRRTHVMLAESDFVAIVQAFADVPDDQVDKFLDLGHDLVERLGIDALQRRTRYDQLQYHAMMARDTELLRELAVFRRDGGLRGGLRARRVTPRSRRFEYPYPGYDKRYLPRDVFLAPTKEMALRSAVNAARWTDEGLVVRGTAEIRHLRSDSPGSATIKVRAVSKQVRQLLPIRRFDDIDSHGQLSAVGFEVTLTHAMLEHWADEDNPVRFDLQVGNKGVRRNALLKGLRPGSATMPAGTFVDGGWWVQPASTRAGELSLTYHQDTWQLLGAAVEGDEIVITARAPRPLQVGQFVLAGSRWAQELRYPADCVIDGATTTMTARLPLREIQRMSEDDDPYLRTTSRAVTVKAGGSKHQLRWTADRHTIGHRIDDHLFRLTRTPGNFTVLTESAIRLSSDSLAVEGEGAQATVVVRGRNWTGYDDFQVAWRRYLPGTEDFVETPATVVGDEWELRTPVATLLDVVGEPTDVDPLADLADWTLFCASETADLATAVLPGPFLVEQAPWVVVDGHHRGTIASRADTLHVAVREAAPPAPETAKGR; from the coding sequence ATGACCGACCCCTTACTGTCCGTCGTCGTTCCCTTCTACGGCGTCGAGGCCTACATCGGCGACTGCCTGGAATCGATTGCCGTTCAGAGCTACTCGAACATCGATGTGGTGATGGTCGACGACGGTTCACCCGACGGCAGCCGCGTCATCGCGCAGCAGTGGGCCGATCGCGACTCGCGATTCCGCATCGTCACCCAGCCCAACGCCGGGCTCGGCCCGGCACGCAACACCGGGGTGAAGAACACCAACGGCGACTACATCACGTTCATCGACTCCGACGACCTGGTCACCAGGCACGGGTTCGCCCGCATGATCTCCGCGATGGAGACCACGGGTTCGTCGCTGGCCGGAGGCAACGCGCGCCGGTTCAACAACAGCACCGGTGTGAAACCGTCGTGGGCGCACTTGCACGCGTTCGCGCGCACCCGCTACGCCACGCACGTCACCGAGCACCCGGTGATCGCCCGCGACCGGATGGTGTGGAACAAGGTCTACCGCCGGTCGTTCTGGGACGAGTTCGGGTATGAGTTCCCGCCGATCCGGTACGAGGACTACCCGGTCACGCTGAAGGCCCACCTCGACGCGGTCACCGTCGACATCCTCTCCGAACCGGTCTACTACTGGCGCGAGCGCGAGTCGGGCGACTCGATCACCCAGCAGGTGTTCAAGTACGAGAACCTCGTCGACCGCGTCACCTCGGCGAGCATGGTGATCGACCTCGTCGCCGACGCACCGATCGAGGTGCGTCGCCGCACCCACGTGATGCTGGCCGAGAGCGACTTCGTCGCGATCGTGCAGGCCTTCGCCGATGTGCCCGACGACCAGGTCGACAAGTTCCTCGATCTCGGACACGACCTGGTCGAACGGCTCGGCATCGACGCGTTGCAGCGCCGCACCCGGTACGACCAGTTGCAGTACCACGCGATGATGGCCCGCGACACCGAGCTGCTGCGCGAACTCGCCGTGTTCCGCCGTGACGGCGGCCTGCGCGGCGGCCTGCGCGCCCGGCGCGTCACCCCGCGTTCGCGCCGCTTCGAGTACCCCTACCCCGGTTACGACAAGAGGTACCTCCCGCGCGATGTCTTCCTCGCTCCTACCAAGGAGATGGCGCTGCGTTCGGCGGTGAACGCAGCGCGGTGGACCGACGAGGGTCTGGTCGTGCGCGGCACCGCCGAGATCCGCCACCTGCGCTCGGACTCCCCCGGGTCGGCCACCATCAAGGTGCGTGCGGTCTCCAAGCAGGTGCGACAACTGCTGCCGATCCGGCGGTTCGACGACATCGACTCACACGGCCAGCTCTCGGCGGTCGGCTTCGAGGTCACCCTCACCCACGCGATGCTCGAGCACTGGGCGGACGAGGACAACCCGGTGCGCTTCGATCTCCAGGTGGGCAACAAGGGGGTGCGTCGCAATGCCCTGCTCAAGGGTCTGCGCCCCGGCAGCGCGACGATGCCCGCGGGCACCTTCGTCGACGGCGGCTGGTGGGTGCAGCCGGCGAGCACCCGCGCCGGTGAGCTCAGCCTCACCTATCACCAGGACACCTGGCAGTTGCTCGGCGCCGCGGTCGAGGGCGACGAGATCGTCATCACGGCCCGCGCCCCGCGTCCGCTGCAGGTCGGTCAGTTCGTGTTGGCCGGCAGCCGGTGGGCGCAGGAACTGCGCTACCCCGCCGACTGCGTGATCGACGGCGCGACGACCACGATGACCGCGCGCCTCCCGCTGCGGGAGATCCAGCGGATGAGCGAGGACGACGACCCCTACCTGCGCACGACGAGCCGCGCGGTGACCGTCAAGGCCGGCGGCAGCAAGCACCAACTGCGTTGGACCGCAGACCGGCACACCATCGGGCACCGCATCGACGACCACCTGTTCCGGCTGACCCGCACGCCGGGCAACTTCACCGTGCTCACGGAGTCGGCGATCCGTCTCTCCAGCGATTCGCTCGCGGTCGAGGGCGAGGGCGCGCAGGCGACGGTCGTCGTACGCGGACGCAACTGGACCGGCTACGACGATTTCCAGGTCGCGTGGCGGCGGTACCTGCCGGGCACCGAGGACTTCGTGGAGACGCCCGCAACCGTCGTCGGCGACGAGTGGGAGTTGCGCACCCCGGTCGCGACCCTGCTGGACGTCGTCGGTGAACCCACCGACGTCGACCCGCTCGCCGACCTCGCCGACTGGACGCTCTTCTGCGCGTCCGAGACCGCCGACCTCGCAACCGCGGTGCTCCCCGGACCGTTCCTGGTG